The proteins below come from a single Canis aureus isolate CA01 chromosome 14, VMU_Caureus_v.1.0, whole genome shotgun sequence genomic window:
- the MAFA gene encoding transcription factor MafA: MAAELAMGAELPSSPLAIEYVNDFDLMKFEVKKEPPEAERFCHRLPPGSLSSTPLSTPCSSVPSSPSFCAPSPGTGGAGAGGGGGGGAQAGAAAGPPGGGPGAGGGAAGKPALEDLYWMSGYPQHLNPEALHLTPEDAVDALLGSGHHAGHHGAHHPAAAAAYEAFRGPGFAGGGGADELGAGPPHGAHHAAHHHHHAAHHHHHHHAAAAHGGAGLHVRLEERFSDDQLVSMSVRELNRQLRGFSKEEVIRLKQKRRTLKNRGYAQSCRFKRVQQRHILESEKCQLQSQVEQLKLEVGRLAKERDLYKEKYEKLAGRGGAGFPRESSPPQPQAGPGGAKGAPDFFL, from the coding sequence ATGGCCGCGGAGCTGGCGATGGGCGCCGAGCTGCCCAGCAGCCCGCTGGCCATCGAGTACGTCAACGACTTCGACCTGATGAAGTTCGAGGTGAAGAAGGAGCCGCCCGAGGCCGAGCGCTTCTGCCACCGCCTGCCGCCCGGCTCGCTGTCGTCGACGCCGCTCAGCACGCCCTGCTCCTCCGTGCCCTCCTCGCCCAGCTTCTGCGCGCCCAGCCCGGGCaccggcggcgcgggcgcggggggcggcgggggcggcggcgcgcaggccggggccgcggcggggccgCCGGGCGGGGGCCCGGGCGCCGGCGGGGGCGCCGCGGGGAAGCCGGCGCTGGAGGATCTGTACTGGATGAGCGGCTACCCGCAGCACCTGAACCCCGAGGCGCTCCACCTGACGCCCGAGGACGCGGTGGACGCGCTCCTCGGCAGCGGCCACCACGCGGGGCACCACGGCGCGCACCACCCGGCGGCCGCCGCGGCCTACGAGGCCTTCCGGGGCCCGGGCttcgcgggcggcggcggcgcggacgAGCTGGGCGCCGGCCCCCCGCACGGCGCGCACCACGCGgcgcaccaccaccaccacgccgcgcaccaccaccaccaccaccacgcgGCCGCGGCCCACGGCGGCGCGGGCCTGCACGTGCGCCTGGAGGAGCGCTTCTCCGACGACCAGCTGGTGTCCATGTCGGTGCGCGAGCTGAACCGGCAGCTCCGCGGCTTCAGCAAGGAGGAGGTCATCCGGCTGAAGCAGAAGCGCCGCACGCTCAAGAACCGCGGCTACGCGCAGTCGTGCCGCTTCAAGCGCGTGCAGCAGCGGCACATCCTGGAGAGCGAGAAGTGCCAGCTCCAGAGCCAGGTGGAGCAGCTGAAGCTGGAGGTGGGGCGCCTGGCCAAGGAGCGGGACCTGTACAAGGAGAAATACGAGAAGctggcgggccggggcggggccggcttCCCGCGGGAGTCCTCGCCGCCGCAGCCGCAGGCCGGGCCCGGCGGGGCCAAGGGCGCCCCCGACTTCTTCCTGTGA